One Diospyros lotus cultivar Yz01 chromosome 1, ASM1463336v1, whole genome shotgun sequence genomic window carries:
- the LOC127795897 gene encoding G-type lectin S-receptor-like serine/threonine-protein kinase RLK1: protein MAHALLFLLSLLPLSIAAQSNGTIDLGKSITANTDAADPWLSPSSNFAFGFRQLEDHNLFLLSIWYDKIPDRTIVWFANDGVPFSSGSKVELTSGKGLVVTDPNGKEVWESVGVSNEVASGFLNDTGNFVLVGSDSLSQWESFTYPTDTLLPTQTMESGLELYSRRSETNFSQGRFQLRFKDGNLLLNTRDMVSNFAYDNYYTSNTSDPTNASNSGQQVIFSDTGYMYILRTNGLRSDLTPRTMNFPASDYYHRATLNFDGVFVQYAYPRSSSTGNTNWSVVRSVPDNICSAIRGGLGSGACGFNNICSLGDDKRPICQCPQGFLLMDPDDKYGSCSPNFTQSCGKADVNSTADAYDFSTLENIDWPLSDYEQLNSSTESQCKNTCLQDCFCAVAILRAGQCWKKKLPLSNGLSNDRLNSKAFLKYRKVDVPPSNPTTGPPTICGNKDRESIIVVESILLGTSFFVNLVFVGAFCLGFSFIYRKKIVKGLPTSETSLRCFTYKELDVATNGFGEELGRGAFGIVYKGVVQMGGSRQVVAVKKLDRVAQQKEKEFKTEVNVIGRTHHKNLVRLLGFCEEGQHRMLVYEFLSNGSLSSFLFGDTKPSWNLRTEIALGIARGLVYLHEECTTQIIHCDIKPQNILLDEYYKARISDFGLAKLLRMNQSKTVPTTIRGTKGYVASEWFNNKPITAKVDVYSYGVLLLEIISCQRSVGDLENGEVEKAILTDWASDCLEEGKLEALVENDREALNDWNKLMRFVMVAIWCIQEDPSSRPSMRKVIQMLEEVIEVNRPPCPATFSSTT from the coding sequence ATGGCTCATgctcttctgtttcttctctcCCTTCTGCCATTGTCCATTGCTGCTCAATCTAATGGCACCATAGACTTGGGCAAGTCCATCACAGCCAACACCGATGCCGCTGATCCATGGCTTTCTCCTTCGTCCAATTTTGCTTTTGGTTTTAGGCAACTTGAAGATCACAATCTCTTCTTGCTCTCCATATGGTACGACAAGATACCCGATCGGACCATTGTTTGGTTTGCAAATGACGGAGTTCCCTTTTCGAGCGGATCGAAGGTAGAACTCACTTCCGGTAAAGGGTTGGTGGTCACGGACCCTAATGGCAAAGAAGTGTGGGAATCTGTGGGCGTTTCGAATGAAGTTGCTTCTGGTTTCCTGAATGATACTGGCAACTTTGTGCTGGTGGGAAGCGATTCTCTCAGTCAATGGGAAAGCTTCACATATCCGACTGATACGCTTCTGCCTACGCAGACAATGGAGTCCGGCTTGGAGCTGTATTCCAGGCGGTCGGAGACCAACTTCTCCCAAGGAAGATTCCAGCTTCGCTTCAAAGATGGGAATCTGTTGCTTAATACCAGAGACATGGTTTCAAATTTTGCTTATGATAATTACTATACAAGTAACACTTCTGATCCCACTAATGCCTCCAATTCCGGTCAGCAAGTGATCTTCTCTGATACAGGTTATATGTACATATTGAGAACGAATGGCCTAAGGTCTGATCTCACTCCGAGGACAATGAATTTCCCTGCCAGCGATTATTATCACAGAGCAACTCTCAATTTTGATGGAGTTTTCGTCCAATATGCTTATCCAAGGTCTTCCAGTACTGGCAACACAAATTGGAGTGTGGTTCGGTCCGTTCCAGATAATATATGTTCTGCTATTCGTGGAGGTTTAGGGAGTGGGGCTTGTGGGTTTAACAACATCTGCAGCCTCGGTGATGATAAGAGGCCAATATGCCAGTGCCCACAAGGGTTTTTGTTGATGGATCCAGACGATAAGTATGGCAGCTGTAGCCCGAATTTCACTCAAAGCTGTGGAAAAGCAGATGTCAATTCAACAGCAGATGCGTATGATTTCTCGACTCTTGAAAATATTGATTGGCCACTGTCTGATTACGAGCAGTTGAATTCTTCGACTGAAAGCCAGTGTAAGAACACTTGCCTTCAAGATTGTTTTTGTGCTGTTGCTATACTTAGAGCTGGTCAAtgctggaagaagaagctgcCACTTTCAAATGGATTGAGCAATGACCGTCTTAATAGCAAGGCTTTCTTGAAGTACCGCAAAGTTGATGTTCCTCCATCCAATCCTACAACTGGACCTCCTACTATTTGTGGAAATAAGGACAGGGAGTCTATAATTGTTGTAGAATCAATTCTCTTGGGGACatctttttttgtcaatttgGTATTTGTTGGTGCCTTCTGCTTGGGCTTTTCCTTTATCTACCGTAAGAAAATTGTGAAAGGACTCCCCACGAGTGAAACAAGTCTCCGTTGCTTTACCTACAAAGAGCTTGATGTTGCTACAAATGGTTTTGGGGAAGAATTGGGACGGGGGGCATTTGGCATTGTCTACAAAGGGGTGGTCCAAATGGGTGGTTCAAGACAAGTTGTGGCGGTGAAAAAGCTTGATAGAGTAGCTCAACAAAAAGAGAAGGAATTCAAGACTGAAGTGAATGTGATTGGCCGAACTCATCATAAAAATCTGGTTCGGCTGCTTGGATTCTGTGAGGAAGGCCAACACCGGATGCTAGTCTATGAGTTTTTGAGCAATGGCTCTTTATCTAGCTTCCTATTTGGAGATACGAAGCCTAGCTGGAACCTTAGGACTGAAATTGCGCTAGGGATTGCAAGAGGGCTGGTTTACTTGCATGAAGAATGCACCACCCAAATCATCCATTGCGATATAAAGCCTCAGAACATACTCCTTGATGAGTATTACAAAGCTCGAATTTCAGACTTTGGGTTGGCTAAACTTCTCAGGATGAATCAGAGCAAGACAGTGCCAACTACCATTAGAGGGACAAAGGGGTATGTGGCCTCGGAGTGGTTCAACAACAAGCCAATCACTGCCAAGGTTGACGTTTACAGCTATGGTGTGTTGCTGCTAGAGATCATTTCTTGTCAAAGAAGTGTGGGGGATCTTGAAAATGGAGAAGTTGAAAAAGCAATCTTGACAGATTGGGCTAGTGATTGCTTGGAGGAAGGGAAGCTGGAAGCTTTGGTTGAGAATGATAGGGAGGCTTTGAATGATTGGAACAAGTTGATGAGATTTGTGATGGTAGCCATTTGGTGTATTCAAGAGGATCCATCTTCTAGACCTTCAATGAGGAAGGTTATTCAAATGCTTGAAGAAGTTATTGAAGTTAATCGCCCTCCATGTCCTGCCACGTTTTCTTCCACCACCTAA